Proteins encoded together in one Prunus dulcis chromosome 3, ALMONDv2, whole genome shotgun sequence window:
- the LOC117621771 gene encoding uncharacterized protein LOC117621771: protein MEQGMPRSLPASATTDCQATYNEGTHFGTSTQALFGGNKHCGRALLAQDGHDGENPIYYVSRQLRGAETRYAKTELLCLALVYAGQRLRHYFLAHKLQLIRKSDPVTYLLTRPVLSGRLARWLLQLSEFQIVCVTPKAIKGQAVIDMLALFPEADGSALSKEVLGELPEVVATATEEEPWTLYFDGSCTTSGGGAGVVLINPEGQATALSFKLDFPCTNNVTEYEAFVMGLSTAKEMGVERITIIGDSNLVLSQLHGSFAVKEATLAPYRTAAKRLINSFKQIVMEHIPGVTNRYADALATLGSKLLFVQEQPNVTGIRRIHQWSKQ from the coding sequence ATGGAGCAAGGAATGCCAAGAAGCTTACCAGCAAGTGCAACGACTGATTGCCAAGCTACCTACAATGAAGGCACCCATTTTGGGACTTCCACTCAAGCTTTATTTGGTGGCAACAAACACTGCGGTCGAGCTTTGCTTGCCCAGGATGGGCATGATGGGGAGAACCCCATTTATTATGTGAGTAGGCAATTAAGAGGAGCTGAGACAAGGTACGCAAAAACGGAACTCTTATGCCTTGCCCTTGTCTATGCTGGGCAACGATTGCGACATTATTTTCTTGCTCACAAGTTGCAGCTCATAAGGAAATCTGATCCTGTGACGTATTTACTCACAAGACCAGTGTTGTCGGGACGCCTTGCACGTTGGTTACTACAACTTTCTGAGTTTCAGATTGTATGTGTGACCCCAAAAGCTATCAAAGGTCAAGCTGTGATCGACATGTTAGCCCTATTCCCGGAGGCAGACGGATCTGCCCTGTCCAAGGAGGTGTTGGGAGAGCTGCCAGAAGTTGTTGCTACTGCTACAGAAGAGGAACCATGGACACTCTATTTTGACGGTTCCTGTACAACCAGTGGTGGAGGGGCAGGCGTAGTACTTATTAATCCTGAAGGGCAAGCTACAGCTCTCTCATTCAAACTGGATTTTCCATGCACAAATAATGTGACGGAGTATGAAGCTTTTGTTATGGGGTTGTCTACAGCGAAAGAAATGGGTGTAGAAAGAATCACAATCATTGGTGATTCAAATCTAGTGTTAAGTCAGTTGCACGGAAGCTTTGCCGTGAAGGAAGCAACCTTGGCACCATATCGTACAGCTGCTAAAAGGCTCATTAATTCTTTCAAGCAAATCGTGATGGAGCACATTCCGGGAGTCACCAATAGGTATGCTGATGCTTTGGCTACATTGGGGTCAAAGCTCTTGTTTGTCCAAGAACAGCCCAATGTCACTGGGATAAGGAGGATACACCAGTGGTCGAAGCAATGA
- the LOC117621772 gene encoding protein RALF-like 4 produces the protein MTNNITFVVIILFVMALAMVAESTQHTTNMYSRGRATTEFARVRHDAGDGEVATPPPLACNGSLGEECLNEEEEEEDEQEGLQTVRPQDEGNTRYISYEALKKDNVPCNRRGSSYYNCGTSGKINPYQRGCTTITNCAREG, from the coding sequence ATGACCAACAATATTACATTTGTAGTGATTATTCTCTTTGTGATGGCCTTGGCAATGGTGGCTGAATCAACCCAACACACCACCAACATGTATTCGCGTGGGCGTGCCACCACTGAATTCGCACGCGTGAGGCATGATGCCGGTGACGGAGAAGTGGCTACTCCACCACCACTTGCATGTAATGGCTCATTGGGCGAGGAGTGTCTGaatgaggaggaagaagaggaggacGAGCAGGAGGGCCTGCAAACTGTAAGACCTCAAGATGAAGGTAACACAAGGTATATAAGCTATGAAGCCCTAAAGAAGGATAATGTTCCATGCAATCGACGTGGCAGTTCTTATTATAATTGTGGTACATCTGGGAAGATCAATCCTTATCAACGTGGCTGCACTACCATTACAAATTGTGCTCGAGAGGGATGA
- the LOC117621773 gene encoding uncharacterized protein LOC117621773 — translation MAPMNEELEKQLEHMIHVADMTFHLCELYGEGIRNRHYSTVSELLRTKMVKRAPIHQHELKMIGLVKQLESFDSPLDCNLDSHIFLASPFDSFSQFIMNYNVGKMEHTFLELLNMCVTAEKTFKKKGGNGTVAVFEKGSTSSTKPN, via the coding sequence ATGGCCCCTATGAATGAGGAGCTCGAGAAACAGCTTGAGCATATGATCCATGTTGCTGACATGACATTTCATCTTTGTGAGCTTTATGGGGAAGGCATACGCAACAGGCATTATAGCACTGTGAGTGAGCTTTTGAGAACCAAGATGGTCAAGAGAGCACCAATTCACCAACATGAACTGAAGATGATTGGACTTGTTAAGCAGCTGGAAAGTTTTGACAGTCCATTGGACTGTAATTTGGACAGTCATATCTTCCTCGCGTCCCCTTTTGATTCCTTCTCCCAATTTATTATGAACTACAATGTGGGGAAGATGGAGCACACTTTTTTAGAGCTTCTGAATATGTGTGTAACTGCTGAAAAGACCTTCAAGAAGAAAGGAGGGAATGGGACGGTAGCTGTATTTGAGAAAGGATCAACTTCTTCTACTAAGCCTAATTAG